A single genomic interval of Alphaproteobacteria bacterium harbors:
- a CDS encoding ankyrin repeat domain-containing protein has translation MALFRSEKEFLTAAAAGDTETVSAYLAKSKKWLKAENDEGYRAIHLAARHGHTGILTLLLKAGASLQDYNQQNWATPLLEAVIGGHTGLVKFMLEKETTRTVSTSPHGVTPLQAAIIHERYDILQMFIDTKKADLTAGDPPAVYCAVANNKAEALSILLSVGADPSVVRTREVPDRSEEYFGYRYSTRTKTVHDSPLQAAATLNSVEMMKMLLDHGASKTPDEHPLHSVAAHGNVEAATLLLQHGVIKIGDRNTASQTALHYAAQKNQPEMARFLLAQGIDKNMQDKDKRTALSYAQQFAMKEMIELLQGPLPKREPLPVKPVEALPPATDVEQKPVAAAVVPVAQPIVIATPPGSANDAETWTLAGSHSVAHITVMPALNKKLTELFNFESRERVTFSENLATKAELMGPHQNFDTISDDALLKAFSEYKRLGGKADEDKVFRHNLTKNQLKKPTGI, from the coding sequence ATGGCCCTGTTTCGTTCGGAAAAAGAATTCCTCACCGCTGCAGCCGCCGGCGATACCGAAACCGTGTCCGCCTACCTGGCGAAAAGCAAAAAATGGCTGAAGGCGGAGAATGACGAGGGCTATCGCGCCATCCACCTTGCCGCGCGCCATGGTCATACAGGCATCCTGACCCTGCTGCTCAAGGCGGGCGCCTCCTTGCAGGATTATAACCAGCAAAACTGGGCGACGCCGCTGCTGGAGGCTGTCATTGGCGGGCATACCGGCCTCGTCAAATTCATGCTGGAAAAAGAAACCACACGCACCGTCAGCACCTCGCCCCATGGAGTGACACCGTTGCAGGCGGCGATCATCCACGAGCGTTACGACATCCTGCAAATGTTCATAGATACCAAGAAAGCCGACCTGACCGCCGGCGACCCGCCCGCGGTGTATTGCGCTGTAGCGAACAACAAAGCGGAGGCGCTATCCATCCTGCTTTCCGTCGGCGCAGATCCAAGCGTCGTACGCACCCGTGAAGTGCCGGACCGTTCGGAAGAATATTTCGGTTACCGCTACAGCACCCGAACCAAAACAGTCCATGATAGCCCCCTTCAGGCAGCCGCCACGCTGAACAGCGTCGAAATGATGAAGATGCTGCTGGATCACGGTGCGAGCAAAACGCCGGATGAACATCCGCTGCACAGCGTAGCCGCCCACGGCAATGTAGAGGCCGCAACGCTGCTGTTGCAGCATGGCGTTATCAAAATCGGCGACCGTAACACCGCCAGCCAGACCGCGCTGCATTACGCCGCGCAGAAAAACCAGCCGGAGATGGCGCGTTTCTTGCTGGCACAGGGCATCGACAAGAACATGCAGGACAAGGACAAGCGCACAGCACTTTCCTACGCCCAGCAATTCGCCATGAAGGAAATGATCGAGTTGCTGCAAGGCCCGCTGCCCAAGCGTGAACCGCTGCCCGTGAAGCCGGTCGAGGCACTGCCGCCTGCGACTGATGTCGAACAAAAACCCGTAGCTGCCGCCGTCGTTCCTGTCGCGCAGCCCATCGTCATCGCAACACCGCCCGGATCGGCGAACGATGCTGAAACATGGACGCTGGCGGGATCGCATAGCGTCGCGCATATCACCGTGATGCCCGCATTGAACAAGAAACTGACCGAACTGTTCAATTTTGAAAGCCGCGAGCGTGTGACGTTCTCCGAGAACCTCGCCACCAAGGCCGAACTGATGGGGCCGCACCAGAATTTCGACACCATCAGCGACGATGCGCTGCTGAAGGCCTTCAGCGAATACAAACGCTTGGGCGGCAAGGCGGATGAAGACAAGGTTTTCAGGCATAACCTGACCAAAAACCAGTTGAAAAAACCAACAGGAATATAA
- the pip gene encoding prolyl aminopeptidase yields the protein MADDKDAILYPASKPFNEGDLDVGDGHKLHYQQFGNPDGIPVVYLHGGPGAGSAPYFHRFFDPAVFNIVIYDQRGAPASNPPGEINANSPAHLVEDNEKLRQHLGIDKWHLFGGSWGSTLALMYAEKYPENTLSMTLRGVFMMRDKELDWYINRIGTFFPEVYKEFVEFLPPNERGDVLENYYQRLTNPDPAIHLPAAFAWTRFENGSAFLEVPPDEIRNDTPQRALPFARIEAHFMRNHMPDDSIMQNIAIIKDIPTAIVQGRHDIVCPPMSAFDLSEKLTNVSLEFVQSGHSGASPETMKSLVAATDRIRDTGSPVLPKKAPARPAPAGNPPKPL from the coding sequence ATGGCCGACGACAAAGACGCAATCCTTTATCCCGCAAGCAAGCCGTTCAACGAAGGCGACCTTGATGTAGGCGACGGGCACAAGCTGCATTACCAGCAATTCGGCAACCCCGACGGTATTCCGGTCGTGTACCTGCATGGCGGCCCCGGCGCGGGTTCCGCGCCCTATTTCCACCGCTTCTTTGATCCCGCCGTTTTTAACATCGTGATTTACGACCAGCGTGGCGCACCGGCATCGAACCCGCCCGGCGAGATCAACGCCAATTCGCCCGCACATCTGGTGGAGGATAACGAAAAGCTCCGCCAGCACCTTGGCATCGACAAATGGCATTTGTTCGGCGGATCGTGGGGTTCCACGCTCGCCCTGATGTATGCGGAAAAATATCCGGAGAATACCCTCAGCATGACCCTGCGCGGCGTGTTCATGATGCGCGACAAGGAGCTTGACTGGTATATCAACCGCATCGGCACATTCTTTCCCGAGGTTTATAAAGAATTCGTGGAATTCCTGCCGCCGAACGAGCGCGGCGACGTGCTGGAAAACTATTATCAGCGCCTGACCAACCCCGATCCCGCCATCCACCTGCCGGCCGCCTTCGCTTGGACGCGGTTTGAAAACGGCAGTGCCTTCCTTGAAGTACCGCCGGATGAAATCCGTAACGACACACCGCAACGCGCCCTGCCCTTCGCCCGCATCGAGGCGCATTTCATGCGCAACCACATGCCCGATGACAGCATCATGCAGAACATCGCCATCATCAAGGACATCCCGACCGCGATCGTGCAGGGTCGCCATGACATCGTCTGTCCGCCGATGTCCGCCTTTGATTTGTCCGAAAAACTGACGAATGTGAGCCTTGAATTCGTGCAGTCCGGCCATTCAGGCGCATCGCCCGAAACCATGAAGTCTTTGGTGGCCGCGACAGACCGCATCCGCGACACCGGTTCGCCCGTCTTGCCGAAGAAAGCGCCGGCAAGGCCCGCACCGGCAGGAAATCCGCCGAAGCCGCTATAA
- a CDS encoding Kef family K(+) transporter codes for MSALHDIPLISTVAVGLSSAFVFGLVASKLRISPIVGYLLAGIMVGPHTPGFHADLKIAEQLSEIGVVLLMFGVGLHFSIQDFMEVRKIALAGAIGRIIIGTGLGIGLAWLWGWSAQSGVILGLALSVASTVVLLRALEERNMVQSMEGKIAIGWLIVEDLVMILAMVLIPALAAAGKTANADFMATAKELGIAIGKVLLFILIMFVGGKRVLPWLLSVVSKTGSRELFTLAVFAMAMGVAFGAQILFGVSFALGAFFAGMMIRESDLNHEVADHALPFQDAFAVLFFVSVGMIFNPNILLEQPLNVLAVIAIITVGKSLISFMIVSFFGYPLKTSLIVSAGLAQIGEFSFILIGLGMTLGMLPDAGRDMILAGAMVSIAINPVLFYFGKKIYTIVGATPKLSRMFNLRDDDLAHLRTDEKRALKDLVILVGVGRVGKFITQHIHERHVDLVIIDRNREKVEYLRGKGFHAIYGDAISPEVLAEAAIQKALAIIVTVPDPFEARNIVESARAIKPYIRVIVKAQNEEEIEYFAQKNVRLTVNSSQEVSRRMLEHLDGLQSPQ; via the coding sequence ATGTCCGCATTGCACGACATACCCCTGATTTCAACAGTTGCTGTCGGTCTGTCATCGGCCTTCGTCTTTGGGCTGGTAGCATCTAAATTGCGCATTTCCCCCATCGTGGGGTATTTGCTGGCGGGCATTATGGTCGGCCCGCATACGCCCGGATTCCATGCAGACCTGAAAATTGCCGAACAGCTATCCGAAATCGGCGTTGTGCTTCTGATGTTCGGTGTGGGCCTGCATTTCTCGATCCAGGATTTCATGGAGGTGCGCAAGATCGCCCTTGCCGGCGCAATAGGCCGCATCATTATCGGCACCGGGCTTGGCATTGGCCTTGCCTGGCTTTGGGGATGGTCGGCGCAATCGGGCGTTATTCTCGGCCTTGCGCTTTCCGTCGCATCGACCGTCGTCCTGCTGCGCGCGCTCGAAGAGCGCAACATGGTGCAGAGCATGGAGGGCAAGATCGCCATCGGATGGCTGATCGTCGAAGACCTCGTCATGATTTTGGCGATGGTACTGATCCCCGCCCTCGCCGCCGCCGGAAAAACGGCAAATGCCGATTTCATGGCGACCGCCAAGGAGCTTGGCATCGCGATTGGCAAGGTATTGCTGTTTATCCTCATCATGTTCGTCGGCGGAAAACGTGTGCTGCCGTGGCTGCTGTCGGTCGTCAGCAAAACAGGATCGCGTGAATTGTTCACCCTCGCCGTTTTCGCCATGGCGATGGGCGTTGCATTCGGCGCACAAATCCTGTTTGGCGTGTCCTTTGCGCTCGGCGCATTTTTTGCCGGCATGATGATCCGTGAATCCGACCTCAACCACGAAGTAGCCGACCATGCGCTGCCGTTTCAGGATGCCTTCGCCGTCCTTTTCTTTGTATCCGTCGGCATGATCTTTAACCCCAATATCCTGCTCGAACAACCGCTGAACGTGCTGGCCGTCATCGCGATTATTACCGTCGGTAAATCACTGATCAGCTTCATGATCGTGTCGTTCTTCGGCTACCCCCTGAAAACAAGCCTGATTGTTTCGGCAGGCCTTGCGCAGATAGGCGAATTTTCGTTCATCCTGATCGGCCTTGGCATGACGCTGGGCATGCTGCCAGATGCGGGCCGCGATATGATATTGGCGGGCGCGATGGTATCGATCGCCATCAACCCGGTTCTGTTCTATTTCGGCAAAAAGATTTATACGATTGTGGGCGCAACGCCGAAACTCAGCCGCATGTTCAACCTGCGCGACGACGACCTTGCCCACCTGCGCACCGATGAAAAACGCGCGCTGAAGGATCTGGTCATCTTGGTCGGTGTCGGCCGCGTGGGAAAATTCATCACCCAGCATATCCATGAACGCCACGTCGATCTGGTCATCATCGACCGCAACCGCGAAAAGGTCGAATACCTGCGCGGCAAGGGCTTCCATGCGATTTACGGCGATGCCATCAGCCCCGAAGTGCTGGCAGAAGCCGCCATACAGAAGGCGTTGGCGATTATCGTCACCGTCCCCGACCCATTCGAGGCGCGAAACATCGTCGAAAGCGCGCGCGCGATCAAGCCGTATATCCGCGTCATCGTGAAAGCGCAGAACGAGGAAGAGATCGAATACTTCGCGCAGAAAAACGTGCGCCTGACGGTCAATTCGTCTCAGGAAGTCAGCCGCCGGATGCTGGAGCATCTCGACGGGCTGCAATCGCCGCAATAA
- a CDS encoding ankyrin repeat domain-containing protein: MNDRATVDKYLDQFGANIIDERDNMRDNALTWAAWMGHAEMCAYLIERGAAVNAKGMTDRNALGWAAQGGRTECAKVLLAAGADMNQPDAEGRSPLKIAQDAGRTDLAELMARETEQRIEKARLKREREEGIALTAKRQAELRKRVPPKLKP, encoded by the coding sequence ATGAACGACCGCGCGACGGTCGATAAATACCTCGACCAGTTCGGTGCGAATATCATCGATGAGCGCGACAACATGCGCGATAACGCGCTGACCTGGGCGGCGTGGATGGGGCATGCGGAAATGTGCGCATACCTGATCGAACGCGGTGCTGCCGTGAACGCCAAGGGCATGACCGACCGCAACGCGCTCGGCTGGGCGGCGCAGGGCGGGCGTACGGAATGTGCGAAAGTGCTGCTGGCGGCGGGTGCCGATATGAACCAGCCCGATGCCGAAGGCCGCAGCCCCCTGAAAATCGCGCAGGATGCAGGGCGCACCGACCTTGCGGAACTGATGGCCAGGGAAACCGAGCAGCGGATCGAAAAGGCGCGGCTGAAGCGCGAGCGCGAAGAAGGCATCGCGCTGACGGCAAAACGTCAGGCCGAACTGCGCAAGCGCGTGCCGCCGAAGCTGAAACCCTGA
- a CDS encoding HU family DNA-binding protein, which produces MNKNELVDFIAQNKSELSKSLITEIIDLAFEGIETELQKGGEARFAGFGTFKVARREATTGRNPRTGENIKIEASNRVKFTPGKELKEAVNK; this is translated from the coding sequence GTGAACAAGAACGAACTCGTGGATTTCATCGCTCAGAACAAATCCGAGCTGTCCAAATCCCTGATCACCGAAATTATCGACCTCGCTTTCGAAGGCATCGAAACCGAGCTGCAAAAGGGCGGCGAAGCCCGCTTTGCCGGCTTTGGCACCTTCAAGGTCGCCCGCCGCGAAGCCACCACCGGCCGCAACCCCCGCACCGGCGAAAACATCAAGATCGAAGCTTCGAACCGCGTGAAATTCACGCCCGGTAAAGAGCTGAAAGAAGCTGTTAACAAGTAA
- the lon gene encoding endopeptidase La: MNETTPGAGPKHPVLPLRDIVVFPHMIVPLFVGREKSVKALESAMSDNKQVLLVTQKSAQQDDPGAGDLYSIGTLGTVLQLLKLPDGTVKVLVEGTKRVKVLKYTDKPEYFEAHAEIIEERAVSGEAIDGLMRACVSQFDQYVKLNKKIPPEIITSIGQIDNANKLADTVASHLSLKIADRQKLLELTGVAERLEQIFSFMEGEISVLEVEKRIRGRVKRQMEKTQREYYLNEQMKAIQKELNEGEDGVDELTELEEKIKKARMTKEAKTKANSELKKLRQMSPMSAEATVVRNYLDWMLNIPWNKRSKVLKDLKFAESVLDKDHYGLEKVKERILEYLAVQHRANKVKGPILCLVGPPGVGKTSLGKSIAQATNRNFVRMSLGGVRDESEIRGHRRTYIGSMPGRIIQGMKKAKSSNPLFLLDEIDKLAHDWRGDPAAALLEVLDPAQNSTFNDHYMEIDYDLSDVMFICTANTLDLPRPLLDRMEIIRVSGYTEDEKVEIAKRHLLEKQKEANGLKKNEFSITDPAMRQLIRLYTREAGVRNLERELSNLARKAIKEIMMGKKTEINVTPKNLEKYAGVPRYRYGMADENDRIGCVTGLAWTEVGGELLSIESVTFPNGKGKVSMTGKLGEVMKESIQVAEMLVKSRASSLGIKADVLESLGVHVHVPEGATPKDGPSAGIAMVTSIVSCLTGIAVRKNVAMTGEVDLVGQVMPIGGLKEKLLAALRGGITKVLIPKENVKDLAEIPDNVKKGLEIVPVTAITEVLAHALVSMPEPVEDKPSVTARAADGKEKDLIHH; this comes from the coding sequence ATGAACGAAACTACTCCCGGCGCCGGCCCGAAACATCCCGTCCTACCCCTCCGCGATATTGTCGTATTCCCTCATATGATCGTGCCCCTGTTCGTGGGCCGTGAAAAGTCAGTTAAGGCGCTGGAAAGCGCCATGTCCGATAACAAGCAGGTGCTGCTTGTGACCCAGAAATCAGCCCAGCAGGACGATCCGGGGGCAGGCGACCTTTATTCTATCGGCACGCTTGGCACCGTTTTACAGCTGCTGAAACTGCCCGATGGCACCGTGAAAGTGCTGGTCGAAGGCACTAAACGAGTGAAGGTCCTGAAATACACCGACAAGCCCGAATATTTCGAGGCGCATGCCGAAATCATCGAGGAGCGCGCTGTCTCCGGCGAGGCGATCGACGGCTTGATGCGCGCCTGCGTGTCGCAATTCGACCAGTACGTGAAACTGAACAAGAAAATCCCGCCGGAGATCATTACCTCCATCGGCCAGATCGACAACGCGAACAAGCTCGCGGATACCGTCGCATCGCATCTGTCGCTGAAAATTGCAGACCGTCAAAAGCTGCTGGAGCTGACGGGCGTTGCCGAACGGCTCGAGCAAATCTTCTCCTTCATGGAAGGCGAGATTTCGGTGCTTGAAGTCGAAAAGCGCATCCGCGGCCGCGTCAAGCGCCAGATGGAAAAGACGCAGCGCGAATATTACCTCAACGAACAAATGAAGGCGATCCAGAAGGAACTCAACGAAGGCGAAGACGGCGTCGACGAGCTGACCGAACTGGAAGAAAAAATCAAAAAAGCGCGTATGACGAAAGAGGCGAAGACCAAGGCGAATTCGGAGCTGAAAAAGCTGCGCCAGATGAGCCCGATGTCTGCCGAAGCGACCGTCGTGCGCAACTACCTCGACTGGATGCTGAATATTCCGTGGAACAAGCGCAGCAAGGTTCTGAAGGACCTGAAATTCGCTGAATCCGTTCTCGACAAAGATCATTACGGTCTCGAGAAAGTGAAGGAACGCATCCTTGAATACCTCGCCGTGCAGCACCGCGCGAACAAGGTGAAGGGGCCGATCCTGTGCCTCGTCGGCCCGCCCGGCGTTGGTAAAACATCGCTTGGCAAATCGATCGCGCAGGCGACTAACCGCAACTTCGTCCGCATGTCGCTGGGCGGTGTGCGTGATGAATCGGAAATCCGCGGTCACCGCCGCACCTATATCGGATCCATGCCAGGCCGCATTATCCAAGGCATGAAAAAAGCGAAATCGTCGAACCCGCTTTTCCTGCTCGACGAGATCGACAAGCTGGCGCATGACTGGCGCGGCGACCCTGCGGCAGCGCTGCTGGAGGTGCTTGACCCCGCGCAGAACAGCACGTTCAACGACCACTACATGGAGATCGATTACGATCTTTCGGATGTGATGTTCATTTGCACGGCCAACACGCTGGACCTGCCGCGTCCGCTGCTCGACCGGATGGAGATCATCCGCGTTTCCGGCTACACCGAAGACGAAAAGGTCGAAATCGCGAAACGTCACCTGCTGGAAAAACAGAAAGAGGCGAACGGGCTGAAGAAGAACGAATTCAGCATTACAGATCCCGCGATGCGCCAGCTGATACGCCTTTACACGCGTGAAGCCGGCGTGCGTAACCTCGAGCGTGAACTGTCGAACCTTGCCCGCAAGGCCATCAAGGAAATTATGATGGGCAAGAAGACCGAGATCAATGTCACGCCCAAGAACCTCGAAAAATACGCCGGCGTGCCACGCTACCGTTATGGCATGGCGGACGAAAACGACCGTATCGGCTGCGTCACGGGTCTTGCCTGGACCGAAGTCGGCGGCGAGCTGCTGTCGATTGAATCCGTCACTTTCCCGAACGGCAAAGGCAAGGTCAGCATGACCGGCAAGCTGGGCGAGGTGATGAAGGAGTCGATCCAGGTGGCCGAGATGCTGGTCAAATCCCGTGCTTCGTCGCTCGGCATCAAGGCCGACGTGCTCGAATCGCTGGGGGTCCACGTGCACGTGCCGGAGGGCGCTACGCCCAAGGACGGCCCGTCTGCCGGTATTGCTATGGTAACTTCTATCGTGTCCTGCCTGACCGGTATTGCGGTTCGCAAGAACGTCGCGATGACGGGCGAGGTAGATCTGGTGGGGCAGGTTATGCCCATCGGCGGCCTCAAGGAAAAGCTGCTCGCGGCGCTCCGCGGTGGTATTACCAAGGTGTTGATCCCGAAAGAAAACGTCAAGGATTTGGCGGAGATACCGGATAATGTTAAGAAAGGACTTGAAATCGTTCCCGTGACCGCAATCACCGAGGTGCTGGCGCATGCTCTTGTGTCGATGCCGGAGCCGGTGGAGGACAAGCCCAGCGTTACGGCAAGGGCCGCTGACGGCAAGGAAAAAGACCTGATCCACCATTGA
- the clpP gene encoding ATP-dependent Clp endopeptidase proteolytic subunit ClpP, translating into MTYIPEQMSTLVPMVIEQTARGERSYDIYSRLLKERIIFISGPVNDHVSTLICAQLLFLESENPKKDIFLYINSPGGIVTSGLAMYDTMQYIKPQVATVCLGQACSMGSLLLCAGAAGKRYSLPNSRIMVHQPSGGAQGQATDIEIHAKEILSLRKRLNEIYVKHTGKKINQIEEALERDRFMSPEEAKAFGLIDHIVEKQPFATDEKKTA; encoded by the coding sequence ATGACTTACATTCCTGAACAAATGAGCACGCTGGTGCCGATGGTCATCGAACAGACCGCGCGCGGCGAACGTTCCTACGACATCTATTCGCGCCTGCTGAAAGAGCGCATCATCTTCATCTCCGGCCCCGTGAACGACCATGTCTCGACGCTGATCTGCGCGCAGCTGCTGTTCCTTGAATCGGAAAACCCGAAAAAAGACATCTTCCTCTACATCAACTCGCCGGGTGGTATCGTCACCTCCGGTCTCGCGATGTACGACACGATGCAGTACATCAAGCCGCAAGTGGCGACCGTCTGCCTCGGCCAGGCTTGCTCCATGGGCTCTCTGCTGCTCTGCGCGGGCGCGGCCGGCAAGCGTTACTCGCTGCCCAATTCCCGCATCATGGTGCACCAGCCCTCCGGCGGCGCACAGGGCCAGGCGACCGATATCGAGATCCATGCAAAAGAAATCCTGAGCCTGCGCAAGCGCCTCAACGAAATCTACGTCAAACACACCGGCAAGAAGATCAACCAGATCGAGGAAGCGCTGGAGCGCGACCGCTTCATGTCGCCCGAAGAAGCGAAAGCGTTCGGTCTGATCGACCATATCGTCGAAAAGCAGCCCTTCGCGACCGACGAGAAAAAAACCGCTTAA
- a CDS encoding ATP-dependent Clp protease proteolytic subunit produces the protein MASYDFNDTAKSPSYETSANKLGKGAEVSLNDTVKAPELKSNAGDLQYMSADAARYFALMQATGMDAAEAKGAIASFQSPEGQASMKNIQAETQRYLGLLETAGKTGAKLEDIMDAPGLAALNKFVASAEGPVGRMVPTVTELENGRERGYDLYSLLMKKRIVLLEGQVDDTMASIANASLLYLASGVGENPEDHAGEDGKKKPIKVYVNSPGGSVLAGLSIYDTMRSIPAPIRTIGMGMQASMGSILLVAGDERMMTRNSYYMIHQPLSGNERSTQQTDLVIGTDFTSRLREQLTDIYVRHTGLKHAFWDIVLERDTWLTAQNALDMGVIQEIIVGTAKKTIHEEFSHRSEKDDRREAQIPKTAEGIRAVINTADGAAIRPELVVALSKFEEYWTPSRKAEYDAKQAATAKTASNDDQKAKPAKTKATPTL, from the coding sequence ATGGCTTCTTACGATTTTAACGACACCGCGAAATCTCCTTCCTACGAAACCTCTGCCAACAAGCTTGGCAAAGGCGCGGAAGTTTCGCTGAATGACACGGTGAAGGCGCCCGAGCTGAAATCGAACGCTGGCGACCTCCAATACATGAGCGCAGATGCGGCGCGCTATTTCGCCCTGATGCAAGCGACCGGCATGGACGCGGCTGAAGCAAAAGGCGCTATCGCGTCTTTCCAGTCGCCTGAAGGCCAGGCGAGCATGAAAAACATCCAGGCTGAAACCCAGCGCTATCTGGGCCTGCTGGAAACCGCTGGCAAAACCGGCGCGAAACTGGAAGACATCATGGACGCTCCGGGCCTTGCTGCCCTGAACAAGTTCGTGGCATCGGCTGAAGGCCCCGTCGGCCGTATGGTCCCGACCGTTACCGAACTGGAAAACGGCCGCGAGCGCGGTTACGATCTGTACTCCCTGCTCATGAAAAAGCGCATCGTCCTGCTGGAAGGCCAGGTTGACGACACGATGGCATCGATCGCCAACGCATCGCTCCTGTACCTCGCATCGGGCGTCGGCGAAAACCCCGAAGATCACGCTGGCGAAGACGGCAAGAAAAAGCCGATCAAAGTCTATGTGAACTCGCCGGGCGGTTCGGTTCTCGCTGGTCTGTCGATCTATGACACCATGCGTTCCATTCCCGCTCCCATCCGCACGATCGGCATGGGCATGCAGGCATCCATGGGCTCCATCCTGCTGGTCGCAGGCGACGAGCGCATGATGACCCGCAACTCCTACTACATGATCCACCAGCCGCTGTCGGGCAACGAGCGTTCGACCCAGCAAACGGATCTCGTGATCGGCACCGATTTCACTAGCCGCCTGCGCGAACAGCTGACGGACATCTACGTCCGCCACACCGGCCTGAAACACGCATTCTGGGATATCGTCCTGGAGCGCGACACCTGGCTGACCGCACAGAACGCACTCGATATGGGCGTGATTCAGGAAATCATCGTGGGTACCGCGAAGAAAACCATCCACGAAGAATTCTCGCACCGTTCTGAAAAAGACGACCGCCGCGAAGCGCAAATTCCGAAAACCGCGGAAGGCATTCGCGCCGTGATCAACACCGCAGACGGCGCGGCAATCCGCCCCGAGCTGGTCGTTGCTCTGTCGAAGTTCGAAGAATACTGGACGCCCTCGCGCAAAGCCGAATACGACGCCAAGCAGGCGGCAACGGCCAAGACGGCTTCCAACGACGACCAAAAAGCGAAGCCCGCAAAGACCAAGGCGACGCCGACCCTGTAA
- a CDS encoding trigger factor, giving the protein MQITQTKNEDLTREFTVTMTADEIDQRVNERLTELGKTVKMPGFRPGKIPMNLLKSKYGKSVMGEVLEHAVNDSTMKAINENNLRPAMRPKIEVKTFDEAKGLEYTMAIEVLPEIKLADFTKIKLEKLTAKPAKKEITEALERIAKANKTSEKVEENRAAKLGDTVVINFDGTVDGKPFPGMKGDDFPLELGSKSFIEGFEDQLVGTKVGDHKVVKVTFPKDYAHDKLQGVKAEFKVDVKELRTSTTPKIDDEFAKKLGFENLAKVEEVIEQQIQGDYDQLARMNIKRALLDQLDADHTFNVPQGMVDAEFQGIWQQLKGGHDHAEEGHVHGPDCNHGDEGTPEEREEYQGIAQRRVKLGLVLAEIGRINKVEVTNQELQQAVINEARKYPGKERQVFEYYQQNPQALDAVKAPIYEDKVVDFILERSNISSRQVDIEELTKASESEPAKKAKPASKAK; this is encoded by the coding sequence ATGCAGATCACACAGACCAAGAACGAAGACCTCACACGCGAATTCACCGTCACCATGACGGCAGACGAAATTGACCAGCGCGTCAATGAACGCCTGACCGAACTGGGCAAGACCGTGAAGATGCCGGGTTTCCGTCCGGGCAAAATCCCCATGAACCTGCTGAAATCCAAATACGGCAAGTCCGTGATGGGCGAAGTGCTGGAACACGCCGTCAATGACTCGACCATGAAGGCGATCAACGAAAACAACCTGCGCCCCGCGATGCGCCCGAAGATCGAAGTGAAAACCTTCGACGAAGCAAAAGGCCTCGAATACACGATGGCGATCGAAGTGCTGCCGGAAATCAAGCTGGCCGACTTCACCAAGATCAAGCTGGAAAAACTGACCGCGAAACCCGCGAAAAAAGAAATCACCGAAGCGCTGGAGCGCATCGCGAAAGCCAACAAGACGAGCGAGAAGGTTGAAGAAAACCGCGCCGCGAAACTGGGCGACACCGTTGTCATCAACTTCGACGGCACCGTTGACGGCAAACCGTTCCCCGGCATGAAGGGCGACGATTTCCCCCTCGAGCTCGGCTCCAAGAGCTTCATCGAAGGCTTCGAAGACCAGCTCGTCGGCACGAAAGTCGGCGACCACAAAGTCGTGAAGGTCACGTTCCCGAAAGACTACGCACATGACAAGCTGCAAGGCGTGAAGGCAGAATTCAAAGTCGATGTGAAAGAACTCCGCACCTCGACGACGCCGAAGATCGACGATGAATTCGCGAAGAAGCTCGGTTTCGAAAATCTCGCGAAAGTCGAAGAAGTGATCGAACAGCAGATCCAGGGCGATTACGACCAGCTGGCACGCATGAACATCAAGCGCGCGCTGCTCGACCAGCTCGATGCTGATCACACCTTCAACGTGCCGCAGGGCATGGTGGATGCGGAATTCCAGGGCATCTGGCAACAGCTGAAAGGCGGCCATGACCATGCAGAAGAAGGCCACGTGCACGGCCCCGATTGCAACCACGGCGACGAAGGCACGCCCGAGGAGCGCGAAGAATATCAAGGCATCGCGCAGCGCCGCGTGAAGCTGGGTCTGGTGCTCGCTGAAATCGGCAGAATCAACAAGGTTGAAGTGACGAACCAGGAACTGCAGCAAGCGGTTATCAACGAAGCGCGCAAGTATCCGGGCAAGGAGCGCCAAGTGTTTGAATACTATCAACAAAATCCGCAGGCGCTGGATGCTGTGAAAGCGCCGATTTACGAAGACAAAGTGGTTGACTTTATTCTGGAAAGGTCTAATATATCCTCACGTCAAGTAGACATTGAAGAACTGACCAAGGCATCGGAATCGGAACCCGCCAAGAAGGCAAAGCCCGCTTCCAAAGCCAAGTAA